The genomic segment AGGACAGTGCTGTCAATATAAAAAATGTATCCTGAAACTCTACCAAGCACAGTGCTGAAGGTCCCAGTGAATGTAAAGCATCTGTGCCATGGAAGCAGCACAGGCCTGTCAGGTATGAACAACCTCATTTGTGCTGGTAGCAGGTTTGTAAGGATCTCTGGAGTGCCCTGAAGTCACAAGTGCAAGCTGCAGTGTCCTCTGCACTCACAAGTTTGCCCCTGTTCTACAAGAAAGCACACAGCTGTGAATCACTTGGAGGACGAGTGTAGGTGTGATTGAAAACTGCAGAATGACTCCTGAAGTactggaaaaatccaggagTGCACATGGCCTCTGAAGAAACAACATGCCAAAGATTTTAActagaaagaaagggaaagcagaagaaaaccaggaaaggaGCAAATCACCCATTCTTGAATGTGCTACCTGACATGCATtccaacttttttcttttaaccaaAAGCAACCAACAAGCGTGACAGCTTAATGATTAATGACCTGATTCTGTGAACAGCTAAAAGCACCTAATAAATCATGCTCCAAGTCTCAGGCTGGCAGCCTGTAACAAGTCTTCTGAACCAGAGCTTGGCCCTGATTAACAAGGCTTTCTAGGATTGCCTAACCTtgttatattaaaaaagaacGAATATAGGACAACACAGCAAGTACAGTGGTACTGCTGGGATGTCCAGGCTAATGGAGTGCATTCCAGAGTCTACAAAGACAAGGGCCAGCCCAGAACTCCCATTACCTTTAGAGTCATGTCATCAGAGCAGGATGCCAGCAGATTACCAGTTGGATCCCATTTGATTGCATTTACTTCATTCTAAAAGTGAACAATGAGAGTTAGTTGGAGTATTCCCTTCCATTACAAAATGATAGCTTACAAAAGATAAAGCTGGACAGAAGTTATGAGTATTTGCATAATTGTAGGgattttaacatttaatttttattcatagCTTTGCCTTCAATAACAACTAACAGCTTTTTGCCATCCATTTATCACATTTCCCATGCATTCTTGTATACCACCTGGTAAAGTTTTGAAGTCACCATGCTTCTCCTAAAGCTCACTCTTGCACCCTGACACTAGTAAAATAAGCTGCACATGGAGGTGAGAATTGTCCTCATAATCACACAGATTAACCACAACTACCTATGTGTGCATCTACTGCCTGTAACCAATTACACCAGTGCTGGGTACTGGTAAGTTTACTGAGCCCCCAGTCTCTCtctaataaaaatatcaaagagCAACCCCCTTTTTGCAGTACTTACTGTGTGACCCTGGAAGGTTTTGATGGGCCTATCTTGTCCTAGTTTACAAACGTGAATACACATGTCTGTACTGCAAGAGGCAAATGTGTTGTTACTCTGCCAATCAACATCTAATGCTGgtgctaaaagaaaaagaaagatatttaaaGCTATAGTACACACTCTGCAGGAATTTGATGTACAAATTTAGCATGCACCACCTTGGAACAAAAGCCAACAGGAAGCAATTATTAATTTTACAGCAGTTCTGAAGATAAACACTATGAACACTAAGAAATGCAGCTAAAACAAGTCTTACACAACATGGAATAAATTTAATATAAGTCATCATAATATGGAACATATGTGAAATCAAAGTTATACAGAAGACAGTGCAGCAGGACATCAAGCTGTAGTTAAGTCATCTATAAACAAATCTCAGGAGTCAGCACAAGGAACAGGTTCCCACAGCTTCACACATCATCATGCATGAGCTCATcgccaccagcagctcctgctcatgCTCACGGATGGGTGaggatttatttcctttcttaattCCAGCATTATAAGGTGTGGTAACTTGAAGCTTAATCATGGGCAACATGTTCCATTTGATCCAGCCAGCTATTTATGGCAGATAGCACAGGGAGAACTGCTTGGAGTAAATGCTGAGTTGATGTTTCTGACTGCTGTCATGGCTCTGGAAATGTGGCACGAGCAGAACAAGGAGTAGGAACGAGACACATTTCTTAAAAGCCCTTCAAGGGCATGTCTGCCATCCTCTCCACTCTGTTTCCCAGCTGAttctggcagggctgctcagcatGCAGCCCACAAAGCAATTTGTCTGACCTCCTGCACTGCCACCCCAGCTGGCCAGGGAACAGctttcagctgctttgtggCCAAACAATCTGGGGACAGGGCAACAATGGGATATGGGGTGGgatctctgcagcaggaggatgaCAAATGCAGTCCTTAGGCGAGAAACACTAATCCCTGTGGCCTGCCCACATGATTTGTCTGCCAGCATACTACAGAAAATCAGGAATACTTGGATTATTTATCTCCTATGACTTCATTGGAACTGCAATAAAACTGTGAGTTATAAAATCAGAACAAATCCATCTTTGTTTACATTCTCAATATTCCAATATGGGACTGTAAGTAACCAAAGACTATCTGTAAGATTCTTAAATTATACAAATAAGCACTACAaacatctgattttaaaatttatttttaaaaatatttttgtcttttcagatGACAAATCTGAATGATGAAATCAAGACTTACCAGAATGAAAAGGAAACTGTTGCTTGGCTTCGCCAGTGTGGGCATCCCAAATAATTGTGGTCTGTGTTAAACAGataaataaacaataaacaaaCTTGTACAAATTTCCCCACAACTACCACCACTCACAAGTATGAAAATACCTACCCTGCTCACCATCACCCAAACCTGCTCTTGATTATACATTTCTAGAGTTTGATCCAGTACTAAAAGAAATAGTAGTAGATGTACAGAAAACAGTAGAAAATTTAAGATTGCATTAGAAAGATGTTTAGCCACAACATTTTGGGGTCTAGAGGGAAGAAGGAATTTGTCGGCTTTTAAACAGTTTTATCCCCTTAGTCCTATTTATATTCTCCTAATCCTTTCCACACacctattttaatttcaaatacttGTATATTAAAATTATAGTATCAGCTACTCACTCGTTCCTAAGGAGATGTTATTAACAGTTAGTCACGTACTGAAAAATTTAAGGGTGTAATTTCATTCTATGTTGTTCTCTGCCAATACTTTCATAACCTTCTGGTTAAAGAAACCTTACATGACAAAATCAGTATCTTACCATCAGTATATTATATGCCAATATCCCTGCCCTACCTCAATGACCAATGAAAATTTTAACATCAAATTCAATGGAAACATGAACTGACCACACAAAATAAGTATGGAAAAGGAGCCTAAGGTTGGGTCACTCCCTCTGctaaagcagaatatttttcaaagcataATCTCAGTTTGTCTAAGTAGTTTTATTGACTGAATGAGGTTTCTATTTCTTCCTTAATTATTTCCCTGTAAATGAAAGCTATACttccacaaatatttaaaaattggCATAACCATCACAGATGCCAAAAGAGTAAACACATCCTTTCCATGCTTTGAGACattaaattttccttcctttgtgcCAGTACAAGCATTTATAAAGCTGGCTAATAAAGGAAACCAAGTAAATgcatgcaggaaagaaaaaacaaataaaggagaaaatgtcCTACTTTACAGTGACACTGCCAGTTTTAAGTAGTTGTACTGACGTTGCAGTTTGCCACTCTAAGAGAGAACCTGTGCTGACTTCTGCACCTTGAATCAgttacagagggaaaaaatcaacTCTCCTTATTCTTGCTATAGTCTATTTGATTCTCTGAATTCACTTTAAGTACATTTCCCATCACTCTGTGCCCTTCCTACCATTCATACATAAAACCTCTCACACTAACAGCAGCTCTGAACTGGAAGACCTTGTAAACCTGAATTTGTTTAGAGatgtgaaataaaacacagtcaAACAATGAGCTATGTGGCATTACACAATTGGCAGCCCCCCAGTCACATATATCAAATTCCCTTATGTTCCAGCTCTAATCTTTATAATCATTCTCAGGTCTGACTGATATTCAACTCAGCCTCGACCTACCCCTCtagtacaattttttttcctaaggctTTGCTTCGAAGTGCTTCACTGAATTTAGATGGTTTGGTTTTACAAAGGTTTCATGTTTCTGGTTTCAATACTTTCCAACTCAGACTAACCTAAATGGGAAGAGATCCACAGACACTGAAAtccaggaaatgaaaatatcttAATAAATTACTATAAAACCCAAGGAAACATAGCTAAGCATAACAAGATCTTTGTAAGCACATATTTATATCCCAAGCCTTTAGTTTCATTTACTTACTTTGCATAGTTTTGCTATTTTGCTTACAGTTAGATTATAATGGTgaaggaaagaattttaattttaccaAAGATTATCTCACCTTGTCCACTCCTGCACTTAAAATGAAGTTTCCTTTCTTGTTCCATTTTAACGCAAATATAGGACCTTTATGTTGCCCTAAGGTGCTGGCAAGATTACCTGAAAATTTATATTGATatgaatacattaaaaaataaaaaactatgCCGTGAGCCACAATATAGGAAAATATATTGtaaattaaaaagtattttgcttACCATCTTTAGTCCATATCCTTGCAAAGCCATCATAAGACCCAGTTGCTAGAAGTGTACCTTCACTCTGCCAGCAAAAAggttatttgtttatttatttttactgcttaGGTCAAAGCTAAAGAGCACAAAGCAAATGTGAGGTAGAACAGAGAGGATAGGATCTATGCATAGGATTTATGATATTTTATTGATTGCCAGTTATTAGAAAGGAGTTCCTGAAGTATAATAGAAGTTACAACGCTGATCAGAACAGAAACATTTCAGGTGCTGGCACAGAggccagtgctgctgtcagttAAAACGTGGCCATGAGGTGCTGTGAGCAGGGTTTTCCTGGGAGCACTCACGTTCCAGTCCAGCGAGGTGACGTCCTTGTTGCTGGGCACATCCTGCCCCCCCTCCCGGATGCAGTGCCGCAGCACCAGCTGCGTGGAGCCGCTCGTGCTGTTCTCGCTCAGGTTCCAGATCCGCGCCGTCGAATCGCCAGACCTGCACAACACCCGGGGAGACAGAGatcctgctgctcacacacGGGCCATCCCATCAATTTCATGGGGACAGTCACATGTGTCATCATAATGATGGTCTGTAACATTATATAATGTGCAATATACCATACACTAGCAATATACAATATGCTAATAATATGTGACATTATAATATATGCAACAATTTAATATCTATTACTTTACCATACCATATAACAAACAGTATGTAAAATAACAGataatatatattgtattatatattatatatataaaatatatattgtattatgtattgtatatatataatatatagtcTTATAAAACACCATATAcagtttttatatatattacatatacacatatatatttacattttatatatattacacatacatttttatatattacatttatatatttatacattttatatatattacatatacatatatgtacatatatacgTGCATAAGATGTAATATAGAATAGataatatagaatataatgAGATATATATGCTACACAATATTTATGCTATGTGATgtatactataatatataaatagataaattataattatatattatatatatctcatatatattataatatatataatactaCATATATAATTATACTTACATAATTATATATTGTAGCTGTATGTTATGGTACATTAATTTgttatatattaattaattaagaatAATAAATTCCGTTTTAAAGCACTATTCTCTAAAAAACAAACGCTGTAGCATTTGATGTTTGGGGCAGGTGTTCCCTGAGCCTTCTGCTCTTCCCGTGCATAATaatcaataataataaataagaataaaaataattaaaaattaataataataataatcattaTTATCATCTCCAgtgtgccccagcacagacactccacacacacacagacagtgCACATACCCTGAGGCCAGAAGGTCACTAACAGGATTCCAGGCACAGATGAACACTTCGGACTCGTGACCACGCAGCACCACTGCCTTGTTGGGAGGGATTTCCACATCTCCATCTACTTCCATCATATCCGTGTGATTA from the Camarhynchus parvulus chromosome 9, STF_HiC, whole genome shotgun sequence genome contains:
- the TBL1XR1 gene encoding F-box-like/WD repeat-containing protein TBL1XR1 isoform X5, producing the protein MPDVVQTRQQAYRDKLAQQQAAAAAAAAATNQQGSAKNGENTANGEENGAHTIAISHNADNHTDMMEVDGDVEIPPNKAVVLRGHESEVFICAWNPVSDLLASGSGDSTARIWNLSENSTSGSTQLVLRHCIREGGQDVPSNKDVTSLDWNSEGTLLATGSYDGFARIWTKDGNLASTLGQHKGPIFALKWNKKGNFILSAGVDKTTIIWDAHTGEAKQQFPFHSAPALDVDWQSNNTFASCSTDMCIHVCKLGQDRPIKTFQGHTNEVNAIKWDPTGNLLASCSDDMTLKIWSMKQDSCVHDLQAHNKEIYTIKWSPTGPGTNNPNANLMLASASFDSTVRLWDVDRGICIHTLTKHQEPVYSVAFSPDGRYLASGSFDKCVHIWNTQVLLLSVLRSLCFGLFHPSNLCLSVILQPQRALSLLTHWFSLCSEIISFNGCTFNFFL